The following is a genomic window from Terriglobia bacterium.
TAACTGTGTTCAACGGGGTAGACAAACACGCGGCCGTCTCCGATTTCGCCGGTACGGCCGGTTTCGATGATCGTCGTGACGACCTGGTCGGCAAGCTCGTCCGGGACCACCGTTTCCAGCATCGCTTTGGGAAGCAGGGTGAGGCTGTATTCCGCGCCGTG
Proteins encoded in this region:
- a CDS encoding P-II family nitrogen regulator produces the protein HGAEYSLTLLPKAMLETVVPDELADQVVTTIIETGRTGEIGDGRVFVYPVEHSYNVRTGEQDV